The following proteins are encoded in a genomic region of Elgaria multicarinata webbii isolate HBS135686 ecotype San Diego chromosome 16, rElgMul1.1.pri, whole genome shotgun sequence:
- the SH2D7 gene encoding SH2 domain-containing protein 7 yields the protein MLFFHCRGKDRCRHFVISCPRNGQYVVSGDTCTHQSLAELISYYQTAEIEPFGEHLTTACSKLEEKSIYDEISLDQQTSSKQSSADTALMLTRQASSSSSNIKPAKENNSNQPTNPRGKLQEQQKSLSKERQHLSQEDPDEAPPIPDRSRLLTSEQSEEDTGDEGNLVYSVLKKHHLDNRSLEVPIHMSKGYMDNSQKTEELVQASSSSSKTRTSAVFALAKQSERLCSKKLNLIEPPVPETIYSEISVDQGKSHRTLPESHSGPSSFTPSKKATLSSPTSTPPKLSPKLPNKPKASTELQGSQLPVTMYATSLVVVEEHRKPNQTKALPDLKKGTKSHPSTVSGCDDTTYEQIPFGWLKSITHKHDSEMLSKSSPMKPKETYDQISTKTGRSSKTQVYTENPYEKIPDHFSKGSASARHVPTAENTYEKISFGLAKGTEATPNQKSDKPRKFLFAEKKTKF from the exons ATGCTTTTCTTCCATTGCAGAGGGAAAGACAGATGCCGACACTTTGTGATCAGTTGCCCCCGGAATGGGCAGTATGTCGTATCAGGGGACACCTGTACCCATCAAAGCCTCGCTGAACTCATAAGCTACTACCAGACAGCCGAAATTGAACCTTTTGGAGAGCATCTTACTACAGCCTGTTCAAAG CTGGAGGAAAAAAGCATATATGATGAAATCTCTTTGGATCAACAAACATCTTCAAAGCAAAGCTCTGCAGATACTGCCTTAATGCTGACCAGACAAGCATCCAGCAGCTCATCAAACATCAAGCCAGCAAAGGAGAACAACAGCAACCAACCCACAAATCCAAGGGGGAAACTTCAGGAACAACAGAAGTCCTTATCAAAGGAGAGGCAACATCTGAGCCAAGAG GACCCTGATGAAGCTCCACCAATACCAGATAGGAGCAGGTTGCTGACATCAGAGCAATCTGAGGAGGACACTGGTGATGAAGGAAACTTGGTTTATTCAGTACTTAAGAAACACCATTTAGACAACAGGAGTCTGGAGGTGCCAATACACATGAGCAAAGGTTATATGGAcaactcacagaaaactgaaGAGCTTGTCCAAGCTAGCTCATCTTCCAGCAAAACAAGGACAAGTGCAGTATTTGCATTAGCTAAGCAGTCTGAGAGATTATGCAGCAAAAAATTAAATCTGATAGAACCTCCTGTCCCTGAAACAATTTATTCTGAAATTAGCGTAGACCAAGGCAAAAGCCATCGGACACTCCCCGAGTCTCACAGTGGTCCATCCTCTTTTACTCCATCAAAGAAAGCAACTCTAAGCTCTCCTACTTCAACTCCTCCAAAGTTGTCTCCTAAATTACCTAATAAACCAAAGGCCTCGACAGAGCTCCAAGGCTCCCAGCTTCCAGTTACAATGTATGCAACCTCTCTTGTGGTTGTAGAAGAACAtcgaaaaccaaaccaaaccaaggcTTTGCCTGATTTGAAAAAGGGAACGAAATCCCATCCATCTACAGTGTCTGGCTGTGATGATACAACTTATGAACAGATTCCTTTTGGGTGGTTGAAGAGTATCACCCACAAGCATGATTCAGAAATGCTTTCCAAGTCATCACCAATGAAACCCAAAGAGACTTATGACCAAATCTCTACCAAAACGGGACGATCTTCCAAGACACAGGTCTATACTGAGAATCCATACGAAAAGATCCCTGATCATTTCTCCAAAGGGTCAGCATCAGCAAGGCATGTACCTACAGCAGAGAATACCTATGAGAAGATCAGCTTTGGCCTTGCAAAGGGAACAGAGGCAACGCCAAACCAAAAG AGTGATAAACCTAGAAAGTTCCTCTTTGCGGAGAAGAAGACTAAATTCTGA